Proteins encoded by one window of BD1-7 clade bacterium:
- the arcC1 gene encoding Carbamate kinase 1, with protein sequence MKLVVALGGNALLRRGEPMEQQVQTDNIDVAARVIARASDKHQLVITHGNGPQVGLLALQNDAYKGVSPYTLDVLGAETEGMIGYLLAQGLRNHSKRDVIAMLTQTRVNIDDPAFRQPTKFVGPIYDEDTSRRLAAEKGWRMRLDGDAYRRVVPSPRPLSIVEEPIIRQLIETPELLVVCTGGGGVPVIEDKGLICGVEAVVDKDAASNVLGKAIGAEGLIMLTDVECVESHFHQPGSRRIHSASPDAMTAFSFATGSMGPKVEAACDFVRSGGLFAAIGALSDLDAILKREKGTFIVNDENHLQFYED encoded by the coding sequence GTGAAGCTGGTTGTTGCACTGGGTGGAAATGCACTGCTACGCCGGGGCGAGCCGATGGAGCAGCAGGTTCAAACTGACAATATTGATGTGGCTGCACGTGTGATCGCGCGGGCCAGTGACAAACACCAATTGGTGATTACTCACGGTAACGGCCCCCAAGTTGGGCTTCTAGCCTTACAAAATGATGCCTATAAAGGCGTTAGCCCCTACACGCTCGATGTGCTCGGCGCAGAAACCGAAGGTATGATCGGCTATCTCTTGGCGCAAGGTCTGCGTAACCATAGTAAGCGCGATGTGATAGCGATGTTGACGCAAACACGGGTCAATATTGATGACCCGGCTTTTCGGCAACCGACCAAGTTTGTTGGGCCTATCTACGACGAGGATACTTCGCGCCGGCTCGCAGCAGAAAAAGGCTGGCGTATGCGATTAGATGGCGACGCGTATCGTCGAGTTGTTCCATCACCACGCCCACTCTCTATCGTTGAAGAACCTATCATCCGGCAGTTGATAGAAACACCCGAATTGCTGGTTGTTTGTACCGGCGGTGGCGGTGTTCCTGTGATTGAAGATAAGGGGTTGATCTGTGGCGTCGAAGCGGTGGTTGATAAAGATGCCGCTTCGAACGTTCTCGGTAAGGCGATCGGTGCAGAAGGGCTTATCATGTTGACGGACGTTGAGTGTGTGGAATCACATTTTCATCAACCGGGTTCGCGGCGCATACACAGTGCCTCGCCGGATGCGATGACGGCGTTTTCGTTTGCGACGGGCTCGATGGGACCTAAGGTAGAGGCTGCGTGTGATTTTGTGCGTTCTGGCGGTTTGTTTGCAGCCATTGGCGCTTTGTCTGATCTTGATGCCATTCTAAAGCGTGAAAAAGGCACGTTTATTGTGAATGACGAAAACCATTTGCAGTTTTATGAAGACTAA